The nucleotide sequence CTCGATCACGATCGTGCGGTGTGCATTGCCACCGGTGGACAGCCATAAGAAGAAGCCCACCGCGCCGCCCCCGAAAACCAGGATGAAAATGACGGCGGCGACGATATGCGAACGGTATTCCATATCAGCTCTCGGCTGCCCCGACGGCATTGTCGTCGGCAAAAAAACGTTCGATGAACGGATGCGAAACGCGACGCACCTCGTCCAGCGTGCCCACGGTCAGGATACGGCCCTCGTCCAGAATCGCCACCCGGTCGGCTACGGAGGCCAGCGTCGACCGATCGTGGGTGACGATCAGCCCGGACAGGCCCATATCCTTGTGCAGATGTTTGTACAGCTGATGGAAATCGGTCGACGAGGCCGGGTCCAGGCCGGCGGTGGGCTCATCGAGGAACAACAGCTCGGGGTCGAGTGCGAGCGCCCGGGCCAGGGCCACACGTTTGATCATGCCGCCGGAGAGGGCGTCGGGCATCTGGTTGCCGACGTCGGGATCGAGGCCCACGGCCGCCAGCTTGAGGCTGACCAGGTCGGTGATCATCGACTCGGGCATGTGCAGTCCGTCGCGGCGCAGCTCCCGCATCGGGAACGCGATGTTGGCGAACACCGGCAACGAGCTGAACAGCGCCCCCTGCTGGAACAGCACGCCCCAGTGGCGGGAAAGCTGGCGCATGCGTGACTGATTCAGGTGCCAGAGGGGGACGCCCAGCACGTCGACCCGGCCTTCGTCGGGCTCGTTGAGGCCGATCAGATGTCGCAGCGTCAGCGACTTGCCGCTGCCGCTGCCCCCGATCACGGCCAGCGTCTCGCCCTGCTCCACGCGGAGATCCAGCCCGCGCAGAATCCAGCGCTTACCGATCTTCGCCCCCAGGCCGTTCACCTCGACCGCGGGCTGTGACTGTGCCTGCCGATCGGCCGTCATATCAGGCCCAGCTTGGCAAGAATGGCGCCGCTCAGGGCGTCGATGATCAAAATCAGCGCCAGGCCGACCACCACCGAGCGGGTGGTCTGGGAGCTCAGACTATCCGTATTGGCGCTAGCGGTGAGCCCGAAATAGCTGCCGACGAGGGCGATGATCAGCCCGAACAGCGCGCCTTTGCCAAGCCCGAGCCAGAAGTTGTACATCTGTACCGACTCCGGCAGACGGGCGATGAACAGTGCAAACGGCACGCCCAGATCGAACTGCGCCGTGGTGGCGCCGCCCATGATCTCGGCGCCGTCGGTCCAGACGACGAGCAGCGGCATGGTGATCATCATGGCGATCACGCGCGAGGTGACCAGGCGCAGCCGCGGGGAGCTGCCGAACGTCTTGAGCGCGTCGAGTTCTTCGGTCAGATGCATGCCGGCGATACCGGCGGTGATCGACGAACCGGCACGGCCGGCCTGGATGATGGCGGCAATGACCGGACCGAGCTCGCGCAGCACGGCCAGGCCCATCAGCCCGATGATGCGCTCGTTGGCGCCGAAGCTCGACAGCGTGACGCCGATCTGCAGGCTCATCACCACGCCGATCACATAGCCGGTCACCCCCAGCAGCACGACGGACGACACCCCGGAACGGTAGATCGCCGCGCTAATCTCGCGCGCCGGGATCAGGCGCCAGCGCACGGAAATGGTGGCGATATCGGCCATTACGCCGAACAGCAGGGCAATCATGCCGCCCACATGCCGGCCGATGGCGATCAGATCGCCGCCGAGACGATCGAGCAGATCGAGCAGCGACAGACGACTTTCGCGCGGCGGCATCTCGGGCTCGTCGGCCAGCCGCTCGAAGCGCTGCCGGTGCGGCTCGCGGCATGTGAGTTCGGCCGGTTCGCGCTTGCCCCAGGCCTGCCAGAGCAGCCAGGCGCCGGCGCTGTCCAGCGCGCTGATCTCGCTCAGATCCCAGGCCATGTCCTGGGGCGAATCCAGGGCATTGAGCGTCTCGACCAGCCGCTGCCGGTGGTCGCTGGCGGTGAACAGCCGCCAGGACCCGGTCAAGCGCGCGCAGCGGCGATCCTCGTCGTCCTCGATGTGCAGGTCGGGCGTTGATTGGCCATTGGGCCGCGCGCTACCGCTCATCGCGCGGGGCAGCCCGTACGCGGATCCGGCGCAACGGCGAACACAATGGGGACCAGAGGCATGATGAGGACAGTGGCGGCTCGAAACACGCCGACAAAACTAGCGCAGAACGGGCACGGCTCGCATCCGTATTACGCCGGGGCTCGCTTCATCGCACGCCGCACTTGCCGATCAGGAACCGCTGGACGATGCCGGCTGGTTGCCCAGCGCCGAATCCAGAATATTGATCACGGCGTTGTAGTTGGTGCTTTGATTATGCAACGCCTCGAACACGGCATAGCCGTACGGTTTGATGTGATGCGGCCCGCCGCGCTGATGCGGATTGGCGCCGTGGTTGAGCATGAAATGAACCATCTTGGGATCGTTGCGTTTGATGGCGAACAGCAACGGCGTGAGATGCTTCGAATCGGCGCGCGGATCGACCGCATTCACCTTGCCGCCATGCTTGAGATAGGCCTTGGCGCAACCATAGGCATCGGCCAGCGCGCCCTCGTGCTGAAAGATCTGGACCAGGCCGCCTGCCTGTTTGATCGCCTGGATGTCGGCCTTGTCGTGGTCGCTGGCGCAGTAGCGCTCGGCGGGCGATTCGGCCGGCTTTTGCGTCGCGGCCGCGGCTTTTTCATTCGGTGTCGGCTTGTTCGCTGCGCCGTTGCCTGACGCGTTTCCGGCCGGCGAGGACGTCGATGACGCCGGGGCCTGGCCGGGCGAGGGCTGGTTTGGCGCCGGGGCATGTCGCAACGCGCCCGTGCCGTAAATCGCCGCACCGATGATCGCGATGACGACGATCGCCGCGATACCGCCTTTTTTCACCAGGATCTCCTTGTTACTGGGAATCGTGCGACTGACCGAACAGTGCGTCGAGCTTGTCCTCGAAAGCGTGGTAGCCGAGATGTTCGTAGAGCTCGTCACGGGTCTGCATGGTGTGCAGCGCCGGCTTCTGGGTGCCGTGTTCGCGAATCGTGCGATATACATCGAGGGCGGCATTGGCCATCGCGCGCGAGGCCGAGAGCGGGTACAGGACCATCGCCACGCCCTGAGTCGCCAGTTGATCGGTGGTGTAGAGTTCGGTGGCGCCGAATTCGGTGATGTTGGCCAGTACCGGCACGCCCAGCGCGGTAAAGCGCGCATACATCGCCAGATCCGTCATCGCCTCGGCGAAGATATAGTCGGCGCCGGCCTCCACGCAGGCCGCGGCGCGTTCGACCGCGGCATCCAGGCCTTCCACGGCGAGCGCATCGGTACGCGCCATGATCTTCATCTCGTCGCGGGCGTCCACCGCGGCCTTGACGCGATCGACCATTTCGTCCTGCGAGACGATTTCCTTACCCGGCCGGTGGCCGCAGCGCTTGGCGGCGACCTGGTCCTCGATATGCACGGCCGCCGCACCGGCACCTTCCATGAGCTTGATCGAGCGCGCGATGTTGAACGCGCTGCCCCAGCCGGTATCGACGTCGACCAGCAGCGGCGTGTCGGTCGCATAGGTGATCCGGCGCACATCCTCGAGCACGTCGTTCATCGTGGTCATGCCCAGATCCGGCAGGCCGTACGACCAGTTGGCCACGCCGCCCCCGGATAGATAGACCGCGTTGAAGCCGGAATGCGCGGCGAGCATGGCCGCGTAGGCATTGATCGCGCCCACGATCTGCAGCGGCTGTTCCTTTTCGAGTGCGGCGGCAAAGCGTTGC is from Salinisphaera sp. LB1 and encodes:
- the prpB gene encoding methylisocitrate lyase, producing MTAPQRFAAALEKEQPLQIVGAINAYAAMLAAHSGFNAVYLSGGGVANWSYGLPDLGMTTMNDVLEDVRRITYATDTPLLVDVDTGWGSAFNIARSIKLMEGAGAAAVHIEDQVAAKRCGHRPGKEIVSQDEMVDRVKAAVDARDEMKIMARTDALAVEGLDAAVERAAACVEAGADYIFAEAMTDLAMYARFTALGVPVLANITEFGATELYTTDQLATQGVAMVLYPLSASRAMANAALDVYRTIREHGTQKPALHTMQTRDELYEHLGYHAFEDKLDALFGQSHDSQ
- a CDS encoding ankyrin repeat domain-containing protein, translated to MKKGGIAAIVVIAIIGAAIYGTGALRHAPAPNQPSPGQAPASSTSSPAGNASGNGAANKPTPNEKAAAATQKPAESPAERYCASDHDKADIQAIKQAGGLVQIFQHEGALADAYGCAKAYLKHGGKVNAVDPRADSKHLTPLLFAIKRNDPKMVHFMLNHGANPHQRGGPHHIKPYGYAVFEALHNQSTNYNAVINILDSALGNQPASSSGS
- a CDS encoding ABC transporter ATP-binding protein, producing MTADRQAQSQPAVEVNGLGAKIGKRWILRGLDLRVEQGETLAVIGGSGSGKSLTLRHLIGLNEPDEGRVDVLGVPLWHLNQSRMRQLSRHWGVLFQQGALFSSLPVFANIAFPMRELRRDGLHMPESMITDLVSLKLAAVGLDPDVGNQMPDALSGGMIKRVALARALALDPELLFLDEPTAGLDPASSTDFHQLYKHLHKDMGLSGLIVTHDRSTLASVADRVAILDEGRILTVGTLDEVRRVSHPFIERFFADDNAVGAAES
- a CDS encoding ABC transporter permease codes for the protein MSGSARPNGQSTPDLHIEDDEDRRCARLTGSWRLFTASDHRQRLVETLNALDSPQDMAWDLSEISALDSAGAWLLWQAWGKREPAELTCREPHRQRFERLADEPEMPPRESRLSLLDLLDRLGGDLIAIGRHVGGMIALLFGVMADIATISVRWRLIPAREISAAIYRSGVSSVVLLGVTGYVIGVVMSLQIGVTLSSFGANERIIGLMGLAVLRELGPVIAAIIQAGRAGSSITAGIAGMHLTEELDALKTFGSSPRLRLVTSRVIAMMITMPLLVVWTDGAEIMGGATTAQFDLGVPFALFIARLPESVQMYNFWLGLGKGALFGLIIALVGSYFGLTASANTDSLSSQTTRSVVVGLALILIIDALSGAILAKLGLI